The sequence below is a genomic window from Novosphingobium sp. KACC 22771.
TCTATTCGGGCCAGAATTTTGCCCGCGATGGCGTGGTTTTCGTCAGCCTCAATTATCGCCTTGGCCGCTTTGGCTTCTTTGCCCATCCGGGTCTGGCGGCTGAAGGGCTGGGGGGCAATTTCGGCTTCCTTGACCAGATCGAGGCGCTGAAATGGGTGCGCGCCAATGTCGCCAAATTCGGCGGTGACGCTTCGCGCGTGACGGTGTTTGGCGAAAGCGCGGGCGGGATGAGCATGCATATGCTGCTGCAATCCCCTCTGGCGCGCGGGCTGTTCAGCCAGATTGTGATCGAGAGCGGGGGCGGGCGCAACGGCACCTTGCCCCAGCCGACGATGGCCAAGGCCGCGCGCGTGGGTTCCGAATTTGCTCCCGGTCTGAGCGCCGCGCAATTGCGCGCCCTGCCCGAGGCGCAGGTGACGGGCAATCTGTCGATGATGTCGATGGACCAGAAGGGCTATTCCGGCCCGATGGTCGATGGGCGCACGATCCTTGGCGCGCCCGATGATGCGATTGCGGCGGGGCTGACGGCCGACGTGCCGGTGATCGTGGGCGCCAATTCGGCCGATGGCTTTGCCTTTGGCACGGATAAGGACAAGGTCTTTGCCCAGTTCGGGGCGGACGCCGATGCCGCGCGCAAGGTCTATGATCCAGATGGCACCAAGCCTGCGGGCCATATCGCCATGGGCATCAGCGCGGACAAGATGTTCATCGAACCTTCGCGTCATGTCGCCCGCCTGATGGCGGCGCGGGGGCAGAAGGTCTGGCTCTATCGCTTTGGCTATGCCGTGCCCAAAATGGCGCAGGCCATTGGCGGCGCGGCCCATGCCAGCGAATTGCCCTATGTGTTTGACACGGTTCCCGCGCGAAAGGGTGATGCCCCGCTGGCCGAGGAACAGCCGGTCGCGACCTTGACTCATCGCTACTGGGTCAATTTTGCCAAGACCGGCAAGCCCGATGCAGCAGGCGTTCCGGCCTGGCCGCAGGCAACCGCCACCACGACCACCGTGCAATGGATCGACGGCAAGGGCGCAAGCCACACCGAAGATCCCTATACCGCGCGCTTGGATTTTACCGCCAGCAAGATCGGCGGGTAAGGATCAAGGGGCGCCGGGTCAAACCGGCGCCCCTTTTCGCATCAGACGAAACCGTTGTTCTTCAGGAAATCCGCGCTGCCCTTTATGGCAACCATCAGATTGTCGGCGCGGTCCTGTTCGACAAAGAAGTGTTCAACGCCCGTGGTCTCGGCGGTCTTGATGATGCCCTTCATGTCCAGATTGCCGTCGCCCAGATAGGTCAGATATTTGAACAATTCGATCCACTGGGTCGAATCGCCGCCGTCATGGTCGAAGCGGTGAATGCCTTTCATGTCCTTCAGGTGGACCATCTTGTAGCGGCCCTTGTAGCGGGTCAGGTACTCTTTGGGATCGCCACCGCCCGCAAAATTCCAATAGACGTCGAGTTCGAGGAACACCGTCTTGGGATCGGTGGCGTCCAGCATGGTGCGCAGCGGAATCTGGCCATCGACCGGCATCAGGCCATAGCCATGGTTGTGATAGCCAAAGCGGACGCCGTGGCGCGCGGCATCGGCGCCGATCTTGTTGAACATATCTGCGGCGCGTTTGTAATCATCGGGCGTCTTGCGCATGTCGGCGGGCAGCGAAGGCAGCGTCACATAGGTCGAGCCGAGCGCATGGGCCGCCTCGGCCAGCCTGCCCATGCCGTCGCGCAGGGTGAAAATGTCAGTGTGGAGCGAGGGGACCGTCAGGCCGTGGCGCTGCATGATGGTTTTGACCTGCGCGGCGGTATGGCCAAAGAAACCGCTGCCCGAAAAGCCGAGGCTGGGGGTAACGGCTGCCCAGCTTGCCTTGCCGCGCGGGTCGCTGAAATCATAGGGGCCGTACATTTCCAGTTCGCGATAACCAAGCCCGGCCAGCATCGCGATGGTCTTTTCAAAATCCTGAGAGAGCAGCTTGGCCACGGTCCAGAGCTGGATGCCGAAATGGCGCGGCTTTGCGGCGGCCAGCGCGGGCGCAGTCAGAGGGGAGGGGGCGATGCCGATCGCGGCCAATGCGCCTGCGCTCGCAAGGAAATTGCGTCTGTCCATGATTTCAGGTCCTCTGCTTGGTATCGTTTTCAAGTTTGCGCAAATTCCGCCATGGCCCGCTCGCGGTCAAGGCCGCATTCGTATCTGAAGCCGGAATTACGCGCCCCGGTGGCCCCGATGCGCGGCCAGACAGGAGGCAATCCCCGCCACCAGCAGCCCAAAGGCACCGACTTCCGCCACCGTGGGCAGGCGCGCCTCCCACATAAAGCCATAGATCAGCGCAAAGAGCGTTTCGAACACGATCATCTGGCCTACAAGAGTGAGGGGCAGCAACCGGCTCATCCGGTTCCACAAGGCATTGCCCGCAATCGAGGCCAGCAGCGCCACCCCGCCCGAAACCAGCAGAAACCGCATCCAATCCGCCCCCGAATGATGCGCCACGCCCATGATCAGCGCCACCGGCACCAGGCACAGCGCCTGCGCTCCCGTCATCACCCCGATCAGCATGTTCCAGTCCTGCGCGCTGATAGTCGGCAGCCGTACCAGCCAGCGCGCATTGCCCACCGCATAGGCCGTCCACGAGATCAGCGCCCCGGTGGCGCAGGCCATGCCGATCAACTGGCCAAACGCATGGTCGGCCATGGCTTGCCTCACCGCCTGCCACCCGATGCACAGGCCGCCGCCCGCGCAGAGCAGCAGCGAAGGCACCAGCCGGGAGAGCGGCACCGCATCACGGTCGCGGCTGCCCACGATGGTCACCGCCACGGGCAGAAAGCCGATGATGAGCGAGGTCATCGCAATCCCGCCCATCTGAACGGCGGCGGAAAGCAGGAAATAATAGACGGTGTTGCCCGCCAGCGAGAGCCAGACCAGCGCGATCACACCCTCTCGCCCGATTTTGGCGCCAAGGCGGCGCAGGCGCGGGGCAATGGCTATCAACGCCATCATGCCATAGGCGATATAGCGCCCGATGGTCAGTTCCAGCGGGCGAAACATGCCCGCCAGTTCGGGCGCCAGAAACACCAGCCCCCACAGCGCCCCCGCGCCGATGCCGCAGCCGATCCCCAGCAGGGACACGCTGCGGCGCGAAGGGAGGGTCTGGAATTCCGGCATAGATTGCTTTCTCGCCAAAGAGAGCCAAAGGGGGACAGCCAATCGTATAGTAGGCTGACCGCTCCTTGGCGCGCAATTGCGCGAAAAAGCGCTATAAAAATCCGAAAATCCCCTAAGCCTTAGCGCGCGTCCTGCAGGATCAGTTCCGCCGCCCGCGCGGCCAGGGCCATGGCCGGACCATTGGTGTTGCCCGAAACCGGCGAGGGCATGATCGAGCAATCGACCACTCGCAGCCCATCGACCCCGTGTACCCGGCATCGCGCATCGGTGACCGAGGTGGCGCGGTCGGTGCCCATGCTGCACGTGCCCATGCCATGCAGGCCCGGTTCGGCCATGGCGCGCACGGCATCGACCAGTTCGGCCTCGCTCTGGATATGGTTGCCCGGTACGCGCTCGTCGCCGACATAGGCCGAGAGCGCATCCGCCCCGGCAAAGCGGCGCAGCAGATGGAACAGTTCGATGGCCTTTTCCTGATCGAAGGGATCGGACCAGATCGCCGGATCGATCAGCGGCGAAACGCGGAAATCGGGCGAGGTCACCGTGATATGCCCGCGGCTGCGCGGGCGCAGGTGATAGGCCGAGAAGGTGATGCCGGGGCGGTCGCTGATCGGGCTGCCGGGCTTTTCGGTCATTTCCTGAACCGTGCGCATGGCAAAGGCGGCGGCGGCCAACTGGAAATCGGGCCATGCGGGCGCGGTGCCCTTTGAAGGCACCAGCACCGTAATCGGCAACCCTACGCGGGCCAGCGGGCCGCTGCGCGTCAGGTAATAGCGCAAGGCGTTGAAATAGAGGCGAGGTGCGACATATTCGCGGTTCGTGCCCGGATTGTTGTGCAGATCGTAGGAAATGCCCATCTTTTGATGGTCAAACAGATTGCGCCCCACCATCGCCAGATCCACCTGCACCGCCACGCCCAGCCGTTGCAGATCCGCGCCCGGCCCCACGCCCGACAATTGCAGCATCTGGGGCGAGCCATAGACGCCTGCCGAGAGGATCACCTCGCCGCGCGCATGGATGGTGACATCGGCGCCGTCGCGCTCGACGATGACGCCGATGGCGCGGCCGTCTTCGATCAGGATGCGCTTGACCGGATTGTTGGTCAGCACCGTCAGGTTGGCGCGGCTGCGGATGGGCGCGACAAAGGCCTCATAGCTGGAAACGCGCTGGCCGGTGCGGCTGACTGTATATTGGGTGCGGCCCGCCGCCGGAATGCCGGGGATGGTGATGTCATCAACCCAGGGCGCGCCAATGGTGGCGGCGGCCTGCGCGATGGCGTCAAACACCGGCGATTTATAGGTTGAGGGCGTGATCTGCAATTCGCCGTCGCGGCCCCGGCCCGGATGGGCGCCCGGCGCGCGATAGGACTCGATGCTCTTGATGCAGCGCGCCATTTCGTCCCAGCCCCAGCCGGGCAGGCCGCGCGAGACCCAATCGTTGTAATCCCCCGGTTGACCGGGCAGATACCATGTGCCGTTGATGGCCGATGATCCGCCGAGCCCACGGCCATAAGCCTGCCTTTCCTCGCGGCGACCGGGCTGCTGCACCACGGGATAGGAGCGGAAATAGTCCGGCTTGCCCATGATTTTGACAAAGCCGCCCGCCATTTTGATGAAGGGATGCTGGTTGTCGCCCCCTTCCTCGATCAGCAGAACCTGATGGCGCGGATCGGCGCTGAGGCGATTGGCCAGCACGCAGCCCGACGAGCCCGCACCCACGATGATATAGTCGAAACTGGCCATGCTTCCCCGCCCGATTCCCGCGTTTGATAATAGAACCTTTATTCGCATTCTTTCAGCACGACCCTTGACCCCCTGTCAAGCATCAATTAGAAGTGTAATTCCAATTATTGCAATCCGCCCCTCATCCGGGCCATTGAAACCCAACCATAAAGGGAGAGTGCGCTATGCTGCCTGTTGAACGAATCATCGGCGAGGAGGGGCTGAGCGCCACCCCGCGCGGAGCCAGACTGGCGATGCGCCTGCCCTGGTATCGCTCCTTGCCCTTTTCGACGGTTGAAGTGGGGAGTGTCACGCTCGATGGCGCGCCGGTTGATCTGGCCGATGCCCGGATCGAATTCGACGACATCACCTTCCCGCTGGCCGAGATGGGCGAGCAGACCAACGCGTTCTGGTTTGTGCGCGACAGCGCGTTTCTGGTGATGCC
It includes:
- a CDS encoding carboxylesterase/lipase family protein, which translates into the protein MRKFALLAAALMASASAHAENVTVTGGAVSGVEAQGVTAFKGIPYAAAPTGANRWRAPQPVVAWQGVRDGSAFGHDCAQAPFPPDAAPITTTPAEDCLYLNVWKPASAKAGDKLPVMVWIHGGGFVNGGSSPGVYSGQNFARDGVVFVSLNYRLGRFGFFAHPGLAAEGLGGNFGFLDQIEALKWVRANVAKFGGDASRVTVFGESAGGMSMHMLLQSPLARGLFSQIVIESGGGRNGTLPQPTMAKAARVGSEFAPGLSAAQLRALPEAQVTGNLSMMSMDQKGYSGPMVDGRTILGAPDDAIAAGLTADVPVIVGANSADGFAFGTDKDKVFAQFGADADAARKVYDPDGTKPAGHIAMGISADKMFIEPSRHVARLMAARGQKVWLYRFGYAVPKMAQAIGGAAHASELPYVFDTVPARKGDAPLAEEQPVATLTHRYWVNFAKTGKPDAAGVPAWPQATATTTTVQWIDGKGASHTEDPYTARLDFTASKIGG
- a CDS encoding sugar phosphate isomerase/epimerase family protein; the encoded protein is MDRRNFLASAGALAAIGIAPSPLTAPALAAAKPRHFGIQLWTVAKLLSQDFEKTIAMLAGLGYRELEMYGPYDFSDPRGKASWAAVTPSLGFSGSGFFGHTAAQVKTIMQRHGLTVPSLHTDIFTLRDGMGRLAEAAHALGSTYVTLPSLPADMRKTPDDYKRAADMFNKIGADAARHGVRFGYHNHGYGLMPVDGQIPLRTMLDATDPKTVFLELDVYWNFAGGGDPKEYLTRYKGRYKMVHLKDMKGIHRFDHDGGDSTQWIELFKYLTYLGDGNLDMKGIIKTAETTGVEHFFVEQDRADNLMVAIKGSADFLKNNGFV
- a CDS encoding DMT family transporter, with amino-acid sequence MPEFQTLPSRRSVSLLGIGCGIGAGALWGLVFLAPELAGMFRPLELTIGRYIAYGMMALIAIAPRLRRLGAKIGREGVIALVWLSLAGNTVYYFLLSAAVQMGGIAMTSLIIGFLPVAVTIVGSRDRDAVPLSRLVPSLLLCAGGGLCIGWQAVRQAMADHAFGQLIGMACATGALISWTAYAVGNARWLVRLPTISAQDWNMLIGVMTGAQALCLVPVALIMGVAHHSGADWMRFLLVSGGVALLASIAGNALWNRMSRLLPLTLVGQMIVFETLFALIYGFMWEARLPTVAEVGAFGLLVAGIASCLAAHRGHRGA
- a CDS encoding GMC family oxidoreductase codes for the protein MASFDYIIVGAGSSGCVLANRLSADPRHQVLLIEEGGDNQHPFIKMAGGFVKIMGKPDYFRSYPVVQQPGRREERQAYGRGLGGSSAINGTWYLPGQPGDYNDWVSRGLPGWGWDEMARCIKSIESYRAPGAHPGRGRDGELQITPSTYKSPVFDAIAQAAATIGAPWVDDITIPGIPAAGRTQYTVSRTGQRVSSYEAFVAPIRSRANLTVLTNNPVKRILIEDGRAIGVIVERDGADVTIHARGEVILSAGVYGSPQMLQLSGVGPGADLQRLGVAVQVDLAMVGRNLFDHQKMGISYDLHNNPGTNREYVAPRLYFNALRYYLTRSGPLARVGLPITVLVPSKGTAPAWPDFQLAAAAFAMRTVQEMTEKPGSPISDRPGITFSAYHLRPRSRGHITVTSPDFRVSPLIDPAIWSDPFDQEKAIELFHLLRRFAGADALSAYVGDERVPGNHIQSEAELVDAVRAMAEPGLHGMGTCSMGTDRATSVTDARCRVHGVDGLRVVDCSIMPSPVSGNTNGPAMALAARAAELILQDAR
- a CDS encoding C-glycoside deglycosidase beta subunit domain-containing protein; translated protein: MLPVERIIGEEGLSATPRGARLAMRLPWYRSLPFSTVEVGSVTLDGAPVDLADARIEFDDITFPLAEMGEQTNAFWFVRDSAFLVMPGVDVAAGSDHEVSLLLYVNPPYIPGMKRVNPQTATLRVN